A single genomic interval of Candidatus Eisenbacteria bacterium harbors:
- a CDS encoding GNAT family N-acetyltransferase, which yields MKIIDLQDEYKQLYCECLEDWSDDIKEAGDHKLRWCERMKDKGLRVKLALDDNGQVGGMIQYVPIEYSSAEGEGLYFVNCIWVHGHKKGRGNFQKKGMGKALLRSAEDDVKSMNVNGMVAWGLILPFFMRSSWFKKHGYKRVDRDGIMELVWKPLAADAKPPKWIRKRKKPQLEPGKVTVTALLNGWCPAQNMAYERAKRACGEFGDSVVFRPIDAFDRNVFLEWGQSDALFIDKKQVRTGPPPSYEKIRRLIEKKAKRVSGRA from the coding sequence ATGAAAATCATTGACCTACAGGATGAATACAAGCAGCTCTATTGCGAGTGCCTCGAAGACTGGTCAGATGACATCAAAGAAGCTGGTGATCATAAGCTCAGATGGTGCGAGAGAATGAAGGACAAAGGGTTGCGTGTGAAGCTTGCTCTCGACGACAACGGACAAGTCGGTGGAATGATCCAATATGTTCCCATCGAGTATTCATCCGCAGAAGGCGAAGGTCTCTATTTTGTCAACTGCATTTGGGTTCACGGCCACAAGAAGGGACGGGGGAATTTTCAGAAGAAGGGGATGGGAAAGGCGCTGCTCCGGAGCGCCGAAGATGATGTGAAGAGCATGAATGTGAATGGGATGGTGGCATGGGGCTTGATATTGCCATTCTTCATGCGCTCATCCTGGTTCAAGAAGCATGGATACAAGAGAGTCGACCGCGATGGGATAATGGAGTTGGTCTGGAAACCGTTGGCCGCTGATGCGAAACCTCCAAAGTGGATACGGAAAAGGAAGAAACCTCAGCTTGAACCCGGAAAAGTAACTGTTACCGCTCTCTTAAACGGGTGGTGCCCTGCCCAGAACATGGCTTATGAACGCGCAAAACGGGCATGCGGGGAATTCGGCGACAGCGTGGTCTTCAGGCCAATCGATGCGTTTGACAGAAATGTTTTTCTGGAATGGGGACAGTCAGACGCTCTTTTCATAGACAAGAAACAAGTGCGG
- a CDS encoding DsrE family protein: MATITVIVGEPPYGKERVYTTLRFVLTALHEGHAVNLFLIEDSVLAPKKGQKPSEMPGVLDEKMPNCEELVKAAIKAGAKVKICGNCALERSLNQGDLVEGVEVASMRDFVRWVLESDKVVSF; encoded by the coding sequence ATGGCAACCATTACAGTGATAGTTGGAGAGCCGCCATACGGAAAAGAGCGAGTGTACACGACACTGAGATTCGTGCTGACCGCACTTCACGAGGGCCATGCCGTGAATCTTTTTCTTATCGAAGACTCTGTTCTTGCGCCGAAAAAAGGGCAGAAACCCTCTGAAATGCCGGGCGTCCTGGATGAGAAGATGCCTAATTGCGAGGAGCTTGTGAAGGCAGCCATCAAGGCTGGTGCCAAGGTCAAGATCTGTGGCAACTGTGCGTTAGAACGATCCCTGAATCAAGGCGACCTCGTGGAGGGAGTCGAGGTTGCCTCGATGAGGGACTTCGTGCGGTGGGTTCTGGAGTCCGACAAAGTTGTGTCTTTCTAA
- a CDS encoding sulfite exporter TauE/SafE family protein: MPIETLLLICVGILIVAFFYSSVGQAGASGYIAVMTLFGLAPAVIKPAALLLNILVASLAAWQFWRAGHFSWKLFWPFALSSIPFAFLGGYLNLPALVFKIVLGTVLLYSAACFIIRPKGQEETHLPRKPIALSIGAGLGLLSGLTGIGGGIFLMPLVILVRWARTRTASAISALFILVNSISGLLGNISSTKHLPSFALPFAAAAILGGSVGSYYGSHRFSPLLIRRLLAVVLTIAGFKLIFA; the protein is encoded by the coding sequence ATGCCTATTGAAACTCTCCTCCTGATTTGTGTTGGAATTCTGATCGTTGCTTTTTTCTACTCCTCGGTTGGACAGGCAGGGGCGTCAGGCTACATCGCAGTGATGACATTATTTGGGCTTGCCCCGGCAGTCATCAAGCCGGCGGCCCTTCTCCTCAACATCTTGGTGGCATCTCTTGCCGCGTGGCAATTCTGGAGAGCTGGTCACTTCTCCTGGAAGCTATTCTGGCCATTTGCGCTATCTTCCATTCCTTTTGCCTTTCTCGGGGGCTATCTGAATTTGCCAGCCCTGGTATTTAAGATCGTTCTCGGCACAGTTCTTCTATATTCCGCCGCCTGTTTCATTATCCGTCCCAAGGGACAAGAAGAAACTCATCTTCCCCGAAAGCCGATTGCCTTGTCCATTGGAGCAGGGCTAGGTCTTCTATCAGGACTGACAGGTATTGGCGGAGGGATCTTTCTGATGCCGCTTGTGATTCTCGTGCGTTGGGCACGCACTAGGACTGCATCGGCCATTTCTGCACTCTTTATTCTTGTCAATTCGATCTCCGGGCTGCTCGGGAACATCAGCAGTACTAAGCACCTTCCTTCCTTTGCTCTGCCTTTTGCAGCTGCCGCAATCTTGGGCGGGTCCGTCGGTTCCTACTACGGAAGTCATCGGTTTTCACCTCTCCTCATCAGAAGGCTTCTTGCCGTCGTTTTGACAATTGCAGGTTTCAAGCTGATCTTCGCCTAG
- the thpR gene encoding RNA 2',3'-cyclic phosphodiesterase, which yields MRTFVAVFFPSEINTKLSRLIHDLSREAIGVKWVEGENLHMTLRFLGEMNESDLGKLSGLASATSQKVRSCTGRLSGLGAFPSLERPRVFWVAMKEGGTELIDLSQELERGLVEAGFGKADKPFKPHLTIGRVRVPKGIDALAQKVRKMEFETEGFPIDSFSIVKSTLTGKGPIYTKLSTFKLLL from the coding sequence ATGAGAACTTTTGTTGCAGTCTTTTTCCCAAGTGAAATCAACACAAAGCTGTCGCGGCTAATCCACGATCTATCACGGGAAGCGATCGGCGTCAAATGGGTCGAGGGAGAAAACCTGCACATGACGCTCAGATTTCTTGGAGAGATGAACGAGAGCGACCTGGGGAAGCTTTCCGGGCTTGCGTCAGCGACAAGTCAGAAAGTGAGAAGCTGCACCGGGAGACTATCAGGACTGGGTGCTTTCCCTTCACTTGAAAGACCGAGGGTCTTCTGGGTCGCCATGAAAGAAGGCGGCACTGAGCTTATTGACTTGAGCCAGGAGCTCGAAAGAGGGCTGGTCGAAGCTGGATTCGGGAAGGCAGACAAGCCTTTCAAGCCACACCTCACTATTGGAAGAGTCCGCGTCCCCAAAGGGATTGATGCCTTAGCTCAGAAGGTTAGGAAGATGGAATTCGAAACGGAAGGCTTTCCAATAGATTCTTTCTCAATCGTAAAAAGCACTCTCACGGGAAAAGGGCCGATTTATACGAAGCTCTCGACCTTCAAGCTTCTCTTGTGA